The region ATTTAACAACTTCATCAATATCATTTGTTATTTTTGCATAAGGTTTCCAAGCCAAGTGATCTTCTTTATCAACAATGAGAGCTTCTGTTATAATCTCATTAGTCAATAAATAATCGAGTAATGTTGTAACAATTGAACCGTCTTGACCTCTAGTGTGTTTTAAAGATTTAACTGATAATATTTTTATGAAGTTACCGATAGCTTTTGTATTGTCGTTTCTTAAATCTTCAGGTATGAAAGTCCTTGGACAAACTGCAAAACATGCATGACAGTCATCAGGACATTCACTATCCATTCTTGGTTTTGTATCATTAATTGTTATCAAATCCTCAGGACATGCATATTCACATGCTCCACAGAGAACACATGCTCCAATATCAATAACATTAGTTTTCAAATCAAAGAAATTAGATTCTGAGATTTCTTTATTGATGGATTTGTCTGATTTGTTTCTTTGGTATAACACAGGTCTTGCAATGAATTCTCTTTCTTCAATAGTTTCCAGATTTTTGCTTGTTTTTGATGCTGCAATTCTGTTTAATAATTTGAATTGTGATTCAGTGAGTTCTTTAGATTTAATGAATTTTTGTTTTATTGCTCCATTGACTATGTCTTCACCTTTTTTGGTTCTGATTATCAATGTTGACCATCCTTTCTCTGATCCAATGGATCCAATTGAAATGTCAGATGTTTCTGATGTCAATTCAACACAGATATTACAGTTTTTTCTAAGCATCCTTTTAGCTTCGGATAAAGAAATTTTAACTGTTTCTTTTGTTTTTAATAATAAAAATACGAATCCTTTTTCGATTTGGAATTTTTCAATATCATTCATTGTCAAATCGTACTCTTTCAAGAGATTTCCAAAGTATTTGTATGAAAAATTCTCCATACAGAATAGTCCAATTTTAATATCAATAGGGCTATCTGTATAATGTTGTAATTTTGATGCAGCCATAATTTCACATGGTGTTCCAACCATAGCTATTTTATGTTCACTCATTTTCTTAGCTCCTATTGTATATTAACGATTTTTTTAAAATTTGTATAATCTATATCAGTTAGTTCAAAACCATATTTTGTTAAAATTTCTTTTAGTTCTTCTTGATCTTCAAGAGGGGTTTTTTCCATAACAGCATTTTTTCCCAGGCTTTTTACATCTCCAAGAACATATATTGTTCCCCTCATGATTGATTCACCAACATCATCAGTTACATCACCAAGGATTATGAGTTTTCCCCCCATCATAAGAAGTCCTGTCATATATCCACTGTTTCCACCAATTATTACAGTTCCTCCTTTCATGATTTCTCCGGTTCTTGAACCTGCACTTCCTTTCACTATTACAGTTCCACCATAGATTCCCTGTCCTGCACCATCACCTGCGGTACCTTCAATTATTAATTCTCCTTTGGTCATATTATCTCCAGCAAACCAACCTGCATTTCCAGTGATATGTATCCTTGGTTCATTAACCATTGTTCCAACGAAATAACCTGCAGAACCATTGATTTCTATTTCAACATCTTCAGTTAAACCAGCACAGATATTGTGTTTGGAGTCAGGGTTGTTAATAATGAGTTTATCATGATAGATTGCCTGTTCTTTTATAGTACGGTTTAATTCTTTCTCAGTCATGTTTTTTGCATCAATAACATATTCTTTCATAGATAAAACCCCATTAGATAGTATAAGCTCTTGTTTCTCCAGGTGCTATTTGTTCTATTTTGTCAGAATCAGTAACATTATGCAATGCCATTTCTTCAGAAGCTATTGCAAAAATATCATCAGTTTCAACCATCACACCTGGTCTGAGACCAAGTTTGTCTTTTGCAATACCAATACCATTAGGTGTTCCGACCAA is a window of Methanobrevibacter sp. DNA encoding:
- a CDS encoding Coenzyme F420 hydrogenase/dehydrogenase, beta subunit C-terminal domain gives rise to the protein MSEHKIAMVGTPCEIMAASKLQHYTDSPIDIKIGLFCMENFSYKYFGNLLKEYDLTMNDIEKFQIEKGFVFLLLKTKETVKISLSEAKRMLRKNCNICVELTSETSDISIGSIGSEKGWSTLIIRTKKGEDIVNGAIKQKFIKSKELTESQFKLLNRIAASKTSKNLETIEEREFIARPVLYQRNKSDKSINKEISESNFFDLKTNVIDIGACVLCGACEYACPEDLITINDTKPRMDSECPDDCHACFAVCPRTFIPEDLRNDNTKAIGNFIKILSVKSLKHTRGQDGSIVTTLLDYLLTNEIITEALIVDKEDHLAWKPYAKITNDIDEVVKSGGTKYSVCPVFKPLKNINEGVN
- a CDS encoding tributyrin esterase translates to MKEYVIDAKNMTEKELNRTIKEQAIYHDKLIINNPDSKHNICAGLTEDVEIEINGSAGYFVGTMVNEPRIHITGNAGWFAGDNMTKGELIIEGTAGDGAGQGIYGGTVIVKGSAGSRTGEIMKGGTVIIGGNSGYMTGLLMMGGKLIILGDVTDDVGESIMRGTIYVLGDVKSLGKNAVMEKTPLEDQEELKEILTKYGFELTDIDYTNFKKIVNIQ